The DNA window CACCAATATCTGGGCTCATCCAGCAGAATGTGCCGTCGGCATTTTGTGGACAGCCCGAGCTACTGCTTTCCGCGGCTAGAGTACCGGTCGTTCCTTTGCCGCTGACACCGGCATCGAGATCACCCGCGAAACCGGGTGCAGCCAACAGGCACGCTATAAGACCGACAACGAAACCTGCCGGGAACAATTGTGTTTTGTGCATAATCAACTTCCTGTCTGATTGTTCTTCATCAACGAAATTTACGGCCTTGCCTTTCACCATCGCTAAAATTCACCCCTGAACCGAAGGTCAAGTTTCCATCGGCTTGGCTCGAGGTTGGTCATGTATTTCAACGTATCCGAGGGCCGCAGTTGCGAGGCCGCCAGACGGCAATTCACTGCATGGAAGCCGCCGACGGCGCCATAGTCAGCCGTGCAAGGTCGTTCCGTCAGGTTCCCGCCCAAAATCGAACTGACGGTGAGAGAAAGCGTCGTGGACGGTGTCGGTCGCTTTTGCAGAATGAAGCCGAGTTTCACACCTGGGTCGATTCGGATCTTTTCGGCACGTTGGCCGGTGCTCGCGCCCCACAGGAGACCGAAATCATCCGAGAGCTGCGTCAACATTTCAAATCGCATGTCGATCCAGTTGCTATGGTACCATTTTTCGAAAGACACTTTCGTACCATCCGACAGCTCGTATCCGCCTTGTCCCAGATGGTTGGCGGCCGCGGTCAGCTCCGAACCTTGATAAATGCCGACAAGGCTGGTCTCCTGTCCGTTCGCAGTCATGGCGCTGACGAAGAATGCCATCACGAACAGGACGTAACCGGCCGCCAGCCGTATGCACATCTGCAACCCCCTTGTTGGACCCGCCGGAGGCTCTAGCCTCAGACGCATGTCCGCCCAGCGGCCAACGTGTTCATTCGCAACAAATCTGTGATCTCCCGTCCTTCAACTTTGCCGAGCCATCTCTTCGCTCTTCCTGGCAAGAAGCTCCCGCTCTCTCAGCGGAATTAAGCTAAATTCATGCCAATCTAGATGACGGCGACAGGGAAGGAATTGCATGTTTGCTTTCAGCGGTTTAGCCAAACGTCCGAGACGCCGGCCAAACAAGGCTGTGTCGTCAAACCGACAAGCCGACACAATTGTCGGATGTCGACGAACACGCTTAGCGTGAACCCACCCGCATGGGCACAGCAACGCTTCCTTCGCGCTCCGGCCAGGTGCCATCGGAGAGCCCTCGGAACGGCCTCATATTTCATTCGACGAATTCCTCTTCAGCCGGGCATTACGCCGCCCAATTTGAAGTTCTGAACGCGAGTACGTCTAAAATGGCATGCCCGGCAGAGACTGAGCTCGCTGCCAGGCCGGCTTTGCCTTGGGAGGGGGCGTAAGCTATTGGCGTAAGGCGTGGAGCATCTCGAATATCTCCTGGCGAGACTGCCTATGCGCAAGACGGGCACGCCGGCGATGTGTCGCAGCGTCGACAATGGCGTCCTCGGACAGGATGGGGCTTCCTGAAGCACGTCCATTAAGGCTCATCTGTTCCTCGGTTGCCGTACGAAGATTCTCGACAGATGAAATCCGTCGGCCACCTGGCGAGCCCGCGGTGCGCCTTCACGGACGGCTCCCGCATACAGGCTGCAGCGGTCTCGGCTGACGACCTCGACGAAGGGATGATTCCGCAGCCACCTGGCTGCGCTATCGACACTCGATCATCGAGAATGTCGACGAGCGAGTGACGCTCGAGATCAACCATGATAGTGCCGCATAGCGTCGTTCCCCGCCAGCTCCAGTCATCGATGCCAACCACCCGAATCTCGGAGGCGCGGCGAGTAACCGCAGCATCCCGCTTCGGTTGCCGCAGGATGGTGTCGTCACCTGACGTTCATGCCGAGCCGTTGAATGAGGCGTCCGCCAGGACGTCCACCCGTGCTATGGCCGCGCAAGCCGACAATCTCCACGACCCTCGTCGTCCTGCGCGGATAAGGGAAGCAACCGTCGGGAGTCGATCAGTGAACGTTTGTCGCTCACATTTCTGATGTGCACATCGCCAGCGGCTCAGCAGGAGCTTCACCGTCACGGGCTTGCCCTGGACCGGCAGATCCTGAAGGCTGCGGTCGGACCATCCATGCCGACTTCGGCTTCGCGGGCCACAATCGGGCAAATGCCGATCGCTGGTCGGGCAGCGGAAACAATCCAACTGTAATCATCAGTGAGCGCGACACCCAGAATTCTGCTCCCTGGGCGGCGACCATTTCGATTTCGTTCGCATGCCCGCCCATAGCGATAGCGTCCGACGCGGCATCCCATGCTCGAAGCGCCCTTGCGGGTTTGGCGCTCTGCGCCCCGATCTCCCGGACAGGCGTGGGCATCCGGCAATAGGATGCCACTCCGGCAAAAGGGGGTTCGGATTTGAGCAAATCGAGAATATGATTTACGCTGCAGAAAGTGCTGTGTCTGCCGTTTGCAGGCGCCCCGCCGCCGCCAGCAGGTCGGTCTGGGTAATCAGGCCAAGGATGCGCCGCTCGGCACCGACAATGACGACCGCATGGCTGCGGCCGTCGGTGAGCACGGGAAGCAGGCTCATCGCCGGCATCTCGGGCGAGACGACGCCCGCCTTCGACATATCAAGCCCTTCACCGCTTCGATCGCCTGCGTCAGCTCGCGGAGCCCCACGGTGCCGGCCAGCCGGCCGTCCGCACCGATCACCGGCAAGGTGCGGATGTTGCGATCGAGAAGCAGCTACGGGCGTCGTCGGGGTGGCATTTTCCGTTACCGAGATCTTGTTGCGGGACATGATGTTCACAGCAGCATGCGATGCGAGCGCACCATCGCCTGCAGATCGGCCTCCCGCAGCAGCCTCTCGAGGTCGTCGCGGTCGATGTCGAACGTTTCGTCCCAAGCCGCGGGTGCCGCATCGACATCCTCCGACTGGACACCTCGAAAAACCTGGCAATCGAGAACGCATTTTGATTCACTTCGCCTGGTGATTTGCACGGGGGCGTTGGATGCGAGGTCAGGCTGGGTTCTGGGATATTGACGAGCGCTATGTCCGGCTGAGCGCGGCCGGCGATCCACTGCCCCCCTCTGCGAGGCCACGGCCGCAAGCATCGCCTTCAGTGTGCCGTCATCTTGGGAAGGGCAGAAACACCGCGCGTCATGGCTCGACAGAAGCACATTTAGCCCGATTCGAGGCCCCGCTTTCGACCACCTGAGTTCACTTGGTCACGGGTCTATCCGGCCGAGGTCCGCCGTCGTATCCGTTCAGCCTTGACGCGCGTCCAGTCCATGCCCTCCACGCCCGGCAGGATCTCAAGTTTCGCGGCACCATATGACCGTTGAGACACGAGACGCGGCAACACCTGCCTCGGCGGCGGTGTTGCTGGACATCAAGGGCATCGGACCGGACTTTGCTGACGTGCTCTGGTCGGAAGGGCTGTTCCGCAACTTTGCATAGGCGCAGCCGAAGCGCAGGCTCCATTCACGGATAGTCTCGTAGCTGACCACGACTCGCCCGGCAAGAATCAGCTCAACGTCACGCGGGCTCAGGCTGGAGCAGTGATACAACCAGACGGCCTGATTGTGATCTCGGCCGGACAGCGGAAGCCCCGGTAGGGATTGGACGTCGCGCTCATACCCAAGACCAAGCCAAAGATCGCCGCCTCTCGCCAACTTGACAGTACCGCGTGACGGCTGCGCCCGCGGCAGCTTTGCCTCGCCGGCGTCCAAGTTGACAGTACGCATTCCGCTATAGCTCATCCATGGCGCGGATGGATGCAATCAGGAAATCAATTTTACCACTCTTCCGGAATGCTGCATTTGGGGCATGGGTGCTTCTGCAGGATTGTACGCGGAGGGTTTCAAAGCGCACTTGCCCAAACCCCTCAATGCGCCTTCACCAGTGCGGGCTCTCGGCGGGCGGCATAACAAGGAGATAGGCATGGCTACGATTAAAGACGCAGGCTTCAGCGAAATCCTGCGCGCGACGTTTGGATCGGACGGCATTGACGCTCTCGACCTTCATGCCGGCGGAGTTGCCGCCGTCGCCGCCCAGAGGCTCGGTGTAGACGACGCTCATCCCGACCCCGAGGGTGGACATCGTCCTGATATCCCTACTACACCACCTATATATTGGGAACCTGGATATCATCGTCCCTGGCGTCCCCCTCACGACGACGACAATCCCAGCCCTGATCCCGCCCCTGATCCGTATCCCGATAGGAAGACGGGCGGAAAAGGGGACGACCACATGGAGGGCGGCCCCGGAGACGATAAGCTCGACGGCTTTGAAGGGAACGACAGCGTTTTTGGAGGCGACGGAAACGATACGCTCTGGGGCGGAAACGGGGTCGACACCCTGCGGGGGGGCGGCGGAGACGATAGGCTCTCTGGCGGCTCCGGGGGCGACTCCCTGGAGGGCGGCCCCGGATACGATACGCTCTGGGGCGGTGAGGGCGGCGACTTGTTCATATTCCAGAGCGGCTGCGGCAAAGATCAAGTTCTAGACTTCGCGCCTGGCGAGGACCTCCTCGAGGTCGACCTGGGGATGAACGGCACCAACATCAAGACGTATGCCGACCTCGCTGACGCCAGTCACCAAGTCGACAACGACACGATTGTCGAACTAGGCAATGGCGACTCGATCCGACTCCTCGATGTGAATGCTGAGGACGTTCACGCCCACCCAGAAGTGTATTTCTTCCTCTTATGACGGTGCAAGGAGGACGCTCCGGCTCCTGGCGCCGTCCATCGTGGACGGGCCAGCGTCTGGGTGGCCATGCCTTTGCCATGGCGACTCTGGAGGGGTTGCCATGATGCTCGCGTCAAGGAAGGTTTCGCGTTGGCGCGAGCCATAGGTCCCAGATCGATCAGGGGCTGCCGGGGCGGTGCAACCCTGATCGGCATGCTGCGCAGCCCCGTCTGGCCGGTGCTGTCGGTCCCCGCGTGCTGGAGCTGCAGGTTCATCTGGGTCAGCGCCTTCTGCATGGGCTGGATGGTGCTGTCAGGGGGATTCCCCCCAGCGCCGCACTCCTTCTCGCGCGTCGACGGATAACATTTATGCAGAACAAGCATGCAACCGGTTCGCAGCCTCGCGAAGCTATCGCCGCCTCTCGTTGGGCATTGGCAGGTACGGCGGCGATGAGCGGAGTGATCAGCTCGCTACACTTGACCGGCGCGTCTTCATGCTCGAGGTCTATGACCGGGTTCTGCCAAGTCGTAGCGTGCCAACTCTTGTTGGTCTCGTAATTCTTGCTGGCGGTCTTTTCGTTTTCCAAGGCTGGCTGGATGTTGGCCGCGCACGCCTGTTTATACGCGTCGGCCGACTTCTTGACGAGAGGTTGAGTGGGAGGGTGCACGAGACGCTGATTGGCCTGCCGCTCGTGAACGACGAGAGGGGAGATGGTTCAGCCTCTTCATGACCTGGATCAAATACTTTCTTTCCGATGGGGGACCGGGAGCTTTATTCGATTTGCCTTGGTTGCCGCTCTACGTTGGCATCTGCTTTATGTTTCATGCGTGGATAGGCAGCGCGGTCCTGGTCGGGGCTCTGCTTCTGGTGTTTGTGACGCTTATGACCGAGCGACTCACTCGAGAGCCATCGCGCAAGACAGCCGAATTCGGGACCATCAGAAATTCCATTGCAGGAGCAAACAGGCGCAACGCTGAAGTCGTTCGTGCGATGGGAATGGCCAAGCGCGTAGGAAGCCATTGGAGCGCTGCAAATGAAGCTATATGGATTTCCAGCAGCGCGCCTCTGATGTTGCGACAGGGTTAGGGAGGCTATCTCTTAGAATGATGCTGCAGTCGGGCGTGCTTGCTTTGGGCGCCTACCTGGTCGTCAATGGCCCCGCGGGCGTGCACAATTTGATCCTTCGCCTGGGGATAGCTCGCCAGAGATAATGCAGTTTGCCTCGGATGCGAACGAAGTGACTGTCGGCAATTCTGTGCGCGAGGCCGATCTCGTCATTGGCTGACGAACCTTTCGCCGAAGACGACGGCGAACTGGGTCTTGGCCTCGAACTGTCAATGCCGCTCGAATTTCCCCAAAAGCGTCAAATATTGACCCGTCTTGCATAAGCGCGACGAGGAGCGCTCGCCGGGCGGAGCTGGTCGGGGTTGCGCAGCCCGGCGAGCGCAGATTGTTTGGGCGGTGGGGGCGCTTTAGGTGGGGTTCTTGAAGCGCGAGGACTCATCTAGTGATAGGTGGGCCAGTCGAGCAGCGCCGTCGTCATCTATGCGTCGCTGGCAAGGATCTTGCGCACCGTGTTGCGCGACAGATCAAGGTCCCGGCAAATCCGTTTGACCGACCACCCCTGAACATAAAAAGCGCGCCGAACACGGGCAATCGTATCCACCTATTCATCCCCTCCATCCGCTCGCCGAGACAAGCGGATGGCCGCAGATCTCCATCAACCGGGGCTCAAAATCGGACGCCGAAAGTGACGAATTTGAGTTCTGATCTTGTTACGGCGCCTCAAGGGAGGAGCAGCGATATGCCGAGCGTTTGATTGCGCTGCTGCACATCTTGAGTTTCGTTCCTATGCGCATCATCGTCGCGCGACTGGTACCGAACTTCCTGTGACCTGTCGAAAAGCCCAGCCCCTTGCCCGGCTTTGCCAGCGCAGCTGGATCGCCAAATCAGAAAGAGCACACTTGCGAAATAGCCCAGCTGAAGAAGTAGCGAACAGCCCAGCGTCGTGACGACTGCTAGACGGAACGAATGCGAGACGAAGTAAACCGTCACAGCGTTGCCGCACAGGACCAGCCCGAGGAGCCGACAAAAGTTGATGAGGCGCAATGCCGTTCTCCTGATTTTGTCTCGTCAAATCATGCAATTCATGCTGCGATCTGGTCGGCCGCGACATGGGTCTGACAGTTCTTTGGGCAGACGCGGCCGCAGGCTCCGCAGCCAATGCAGCGGCCGGCACGGTCGACAACCATGATCATGCGATTGAGCTCACCATCGAAGTCGTCGTCACCGC is part of the Mesorhizobium loti genome and encodes:
- a CDS encoding calcium-binding protein; amino-acid sequence: MATIKDAGFSEILRATFGSDGIDALDLHAGGVAAVAAQRLGVDDAHPDPEGGHRPDIPTTPPIYWEPGYHRPWRPPHDDDNPSPDPAPDPYPDRKTGGKGDDHMEGGPGDDKLDGFEGNDSVFGGDGNDTLWGGNGVDTLRGGGGDDRLSGGSGGDSLEGGPGYDTLWGGEGGDLFIFQSGCGKDQVLDFAPGEDLLEVDLGMNGTNIKTYADLADASHQVDNDTIVELGNGDSIRLLDVNAEDVHAHPEVYFFLL
- a CDS encoding exopolysaccharide production repressor protein translates to MRLINFCRLLGLVLCGNAVTVYFVSHSFRLAVVTTLGCSLLLQLGYFASVLFLIWRSSCAGKAGQGAGLFDRSQEVRYQSRDDDAHRNETQDVQQRNQTLGISLLLP